One stretch of Variovorax sp. TBS-050B DNA includes these proteins:
- a CDS encoding RecQ family ATP-dependent DNA helicase yields MSSLAPPPLDDPHSNAPAAILHEVFGYAQFRGPQQAIVDHVVGGGDALVLMPTGGGKSLCYQIPAIARQRAGHGVTVVVSPLIALMHDQVGALHEAGVDAAFLNSTLDWQQTQEVERRMARAEITLLYAAPERVTTPRFLELMDALAARGKLSLFAIDEAHCVSQWGHDFRPEYRALTVLHERYARVPRIALTATADALTRADIVERLQLQEARQFVSSFDRPNIRYTIVEKKEATTQLLRFIEREHEGDAGVVYCQSRKRVEDVAVALQGAGINALPYHAGLDAAVRQKHQDRFLREEGIVMVATIAFGMGIDKPDVRFVAHLDMPKNIEGYYQETGRAGRDGAPADAWMAYGLQDVVNQRRMIDESPAGEEFKQVMRGKLDALLSLAEASDCRRVRLLGYFGETYKRAPADAGPPQGGRGPLGGQGGHEVPTVGATCGNCDNCISPPQVWDGTDAARKLLSTVYRVQQQSGISFGAGHVMDILRGKATDKVKQYGHERISTFGLGAEFSEVQLRGVLRQLIAIGAVAVDAEAYNTLKLTEGSRAVLRGETPVSLRESISSPAPRSGGKARREKAARGAPSPAAAALDAEGQARFEALKAWRAEVAREHNLPAYVIFHDATLAAIAERAPATLEDLQGISGIGTKKLEAYGSEVLRVCGQPA; encoded by the coding sequence GTGTCCTCCCTCGCCCCCCCGCCCCTCGACGACCCCCACAGCAACGCGCCCGCCGCCATCCTCCACGAGGTCTTCGGCTATGCGCAGTTCCGCGGCCCGCAGCAGGCCATCGTCGATCACGTGGTGGGCGGCGGCGACGCGCTGGTGCTGATGCCCACGGGCGGCGGCAAGTCGCTGTGCTACCAGATCCCGGCGATCGCGCGGCAGCGCGCGGGCCACGGGGTGACGGTGGTGGTGTCGCCGCTGATCGCGCTGATGCACGACCAGGTCGGCGCGCTGCACGAGGCGGGGGTGGACGCGGCCTTCCTGAATTCCACGCTCGACTGGCAGCAGACGCAGGAGGTCGAGCGCCGCATGGCGCGCGCGGAGATCACGCTGCTCTACGCCGCGCCCGAGCGCGTGACCACGCCGCGCTTCCTCGAACTGATGGACGCGCTCGCGGCGCGCGGCAAGCTCTCGCTGTTCGCGATCGACGAGGCGCATTGCGTGAGCCAGTGGGGCCACGACTTCCGCCCCGAGTACCGCGCGCTCACGGTGCTGCACGAGCGCTATGCCCGCGTGCCGCGCATCGCGCTCACGGCCACGGCCGATGCGCTCACGCGCGCGGACATCGTCGAGCGGCTGCAGTTGCAGGAGGCGCGCCAGTTCGTCTCCAGCTTCGACCGGCCGAACATCCGCTACACCATCGTCGAGAAGAAGGAAGCGACCACGCAGCTGCTGCGCTTCATCGAGCGCGAGCACGAGGGCGATGCGGGCGTGGTGTACTGCCAGTCGCGCAAGCGGGTGGAAGACGTGGCGGTGGCGCTGCAGGGCGCGGGCATCAACGCCCTGCCCTACCACGCGGGACTCGATGCGGCGGTGCGCCAGAAGCACCAGGACCGCTTCCTGCGCGAGGAGGGCATCGTGATGGTCGCGACCATCGCCTTCGGCATGGGGATCGACAAGCCCGACGTGCGCTTCGTGGCCCACCTCGACATGCCGAAGAACATCGAGGGCTACTACCAGGAGACCGGCCGCGCGGGCCGCGACGGCGCGCCCGCCGACGCCTGGATGGCCTACGGCCTGCAGGACGTGGTGAACCAGCGCCGCATGATCGACGAGAGCCCCGCGGGCGAGGAGTTCAAGCAGGTGATGCGCGGCAAGCTCGACGCGCTGCTCTCGCTGGCCGAGGCGAGCGACTGCCGGCGCGTGCGGCTCCTGGGCTACTTCGGCGAAACCTACAAGCGCGCCCCGGCCGACGCCGGGCCGCCCCAAGGCGGCCGCGGCCCCCTCGGGGGGCAGGGAGGGCACGAAGTGCCGACCGTGGGGGCCACATGCGGCAACTGCGACAACTGCATCAGCCCGCCGCAGGTCTGGGACGGCACCGACGCGGCGCGCAAGCTGCTCTCCACCGTCTACCGCGTGCAGCAGCAAAGCGGCATCAGCTTCGGCGCCGGCCACGTGATGGACATCCTGCGCGGCAAGGCGACCGACAAGGTGAAGCAGTACGGCCACGAACGCATCAGCACCTTCGGGCTCGGCGCCGAGTTCAGCGAGGTGCAATTGCGCGGCGTGCTGCGGCAATTGATCGCGATCGGCGCGGTGGCGGTCGATGCCGAGGCCTACAACACGCTCAAGCTCACGGAGGGCTCGCGCGCGGTGCTGCGCGGGGAGACGCCGGTGTCGCTGCGCGAGTCGATCTCGTCGCCGGCGCCGCGCAGCGGCGGCAAGGCGCGGCGCGAAAAGGCCGCGCGCGGTGCGCCCTCGCCCGCCGCCGCGGCGCTCGACGCAGAGGGCCAGGCGCGCTTCGAGGCGCTCAAGGCCTGGCGCGCCGAGGTGGCGCGCGAGCACAACCTGCCGGCCTACGTGATCTTCCACGACGCCACGCTGGCCGCCATCGCCGAGCGCGCGCCGGCGACGCTCGAGGACCTGCAGGGCATCAGCGGCATCGGCACCAAGAAGCTCGAGGCCTACGGCAGCGAAGTGCTGCGGGTCTGCGGCCAGCCTGCGTGA
- a CDS encoding ABC transporter substrate-binding protein, with protein MVKTVVVKVASLLAAGACVASLAGTAAAQETKIALGMSGWTGFAPLTLADKAGIFKKNGLDVELKMIPQKDRHLALAAGAIQCAATTVETHVAWNANGVPIVQIFQMDKSYGADGLAVRNDVKGFADLKGKTIGVSAPGTAPYFGLAWMLNKNGMALKDVKLVSLEPQPAAQAFVAGQNDAAMTYEPYLSTVRANPAAGKILATTLDYPMVMDTVGCAPTWLKANAKAAAALTKSYFDALDMIKADPAKANEIMGAAVKQTGEQFAKSSAYLRWQDKAANQKFFSGELLGFMKEAAPILLEAGVIRKAPDDYAATFDASFVK; from the coding sequence ATGGTCAAGACGGTAGTTGTGAAAGTCGCTTCGCTGCTGGCAGCAGGCGCATGTGTCGCGAGCCTCGCCGGAACGGCCGCGGCGCAGGAGACCAAGATCGCGCTCGGCATGTCGGGCTGGACCGGCTTTGCGCCGCTCACGCTCGCCGACAAGGCCGGCATCTTCAAGAAGAACGGCCTCGACGTCGAACTCAAGATGATCCCGCAGAAGGACCGCCACCTCGCGCTGGCCGCGGGCGCGATCCAGTGCGCCGCCACCACGGTCGAGACGCACGTGGCCTGGAACGCCAACGGCGTGCCGATCGTGCAGATCTTCCAGATGGACAAGTCCTACGGCGCCGACGGCCTCGCGGTGCGCAACGACGTCAAGGGCTTCGCCGACCTCAAGGGCAAGACCATCGGCGTGAGCGCCCCCGGCACCGCACCGTACTTCGGCCTGGCGTGGATGCTCAACAAGAACGGCATGGCGCTGAAGGACGTGAAGCTCGTCTCGCTCGAGCCCCAGCCCGCGGCGCAGGCCTTCGTGGCCGGCCAGAACGATGCGGCCATGACCTACGAGCCCTACCTCTCGACCGTGCGCGCCAATCCGGCCGCGGGCAAGATCCTCGCGACCACGCTCGACTATCCGATGGTGATGGACACCGTGGGCTGCGCGCCGACCTGGCTCAAGGCCAACGCCAAGGCCGCGGCCGCGCTGACCAAGTCGTACTTCGATGCGCTCGACATGATCAAGGCCGATCCGGCCAAGGCCAACGAGATCATGGGTGCGGCCGTCAAGCAGACCGGCGAGCAGTTCGCCAAGTCGTCGGCCTACCTGCGCTGGCAGGACAAGGCCGCGAACCAGAAGTTCTTCTCGGGCGAGCTGCTCGGCTTCATGAAGGAAGCCGCGCCGATCCTGCTCGAGGCCGGCGTGATCCGCAAGGCGCCCGACGACTACGCCGCCACCTTCGATGCAAGCTTCGTCAAGTAA
- a CDS encoding ABC transporter permease has product MQASSSNAVAQAQPVAARPSAPPAAPRRRRALAPLEPVSGRARVLLGLGFFVVFVLAWSVATLGGFVPPTFLASPVTMLKEGWMLFAEFGFIGDVGMTVWRVFGGFLLAAVFAVPLGIAMGTWKSVEAFFEPFVSFCRYLPASAFIPLLILWAGLGEMQKLLVIFIGSFFQIVLMVAVTVGSARRDLVEAAYTLGANSRGIVARVLIPGAAPGIAETLRLVLGWAWTYVIVAELIGSSSGIGHMITDSQALLNTGQIIFGIIVIGVIGLVSDFAFKALNRRLFAWSTL; this is encoded by the coding sequence ATGCAAGCTTCGTCAAGTAACGCCGTCGCGCAGGCGCAGCCGGTTGCGGCGCGCCCCAGCGCCCCGCCCGCCGCACCGCGGCGGCGCCGCGCGCTCGCGCCGCTCGAACCCGTGAGCGGCCGCGCGCGCGTGCTGCTCGGCCTCGGCTTCTTCGTGGTGTTCGTGCTCGCATGGTCGGTCGCCACGCTCGGCGGCTTCGTGCCGCCGACCTTCCTCGCGAGCCCGGTGACCATGCTCAAGGAGGGCTGGATGCTCTTCGCCGAGTTCGGCTTCATCGGCGACGTGGGCATGACCGTGTGGCGCGTGTTCGGCGGCTTCCTGCTCGCGGCGGTGTTCGCCGTGCCGCTCGGCATCGCGATGGGCACCTGGAAGTCGGTCGAGGCCTTCTTCGAGCCCTTCGTCTCGTTCTGCCGCTACCTGCCGGCCTCGGCCTTCATTCCGCTGCTGATCCTCTGGGCCGGCCTGGGCGAGATGCAGAAGCTGCTCGTGATCTTCATCGGCTCCTTCTTCCAGATCGTGCTGATGGTGGCCGTCACCGTGGGCAGCGCGCGGCGCGACCTCGTCGAGGCGGCCTACACGCTCGGCGCCAACAGCCGCGGCATCGTGGCGCGCGTGCTCATCCCGGGCGCGGCGCCGGGCATCGCCGAGACGTTGCGCCTCGTGCTCGGCTGGGCCTGGACCTACGTGATCGTGGCGGAGCTGATCGGCTCCTCCTCGGGCATCGGCCACATGATCACCGACAGCCAGGCGCTCTTGAACACCGGCCAGATCATCTTCGGGATCATCGTGATCGGCGTCATCGGCCTCGTGTCCGACTTCGCCTTCAAGGCGCTCAACCGCCGCCTCTTTGCCTGGAGTACGTTATGA
- a CDS encoding ABC transporter ATP-binding protein, giving the protein MTARSQLSIQGVSRVFTGAKGQRTQALQPIDFEVRENDFVTILGPSGCGKSTLLRIVAGLDFPSTGQVLLDGERIEGPGADRGVVFQSYTLFPWLTVAQNIRFGLRERGMSEADQKERSEFFIAKVGLRGFEHHYPKQLSGGMQQRTAIARALANDPKMLLLDEPFGALDNQTRVLMQELLLGIWESAQKTVLFVTHDIDEAIFMANRVAVFSARPGRIKTEIAVDFPHPRKYTIKTSPEFMAIKARLTEEIRAESMAAAEH; this is encoded by the coding sequence ATGACGGCCCGCAGCCAGCTTTCGATCCAGGGCGTCTCGCGCGTCTTCACGGGTGCCAAGGGCCAGCGCACGCAGGCGCTGCAGCCGATCGACTTCGAGGTGCGCGAGAACGACTTCGTCACCATCCTCGGCCCTTCGGGCTGCGGCAAGTCGACGCTGCTGCGCATCGTCGCGGGGCTCGACTTCCCGAGCACTGGCCAGGTGCTGCTCGACGGCGAGCGCATCGAGGGCCCGGGCGCCGACCGCGGCGTGGTGTTCCAGAGCTACACGCTGTTCCCGTGGCTCACGGTGGCGCAGAACATCCGCTTCGGCCTGCGCGAGCGCGGCATGAGCGAGGCCGACCAGAAGGAGCGCAGCGAGTTCTTCATCGCCAAGGTCGGGCTGCGCGGCTTCGAGCACCACTACCCCAAGCAGCTCTCGGGCGGCATGCAGCAGCGCACCGCGATCGCGCGCGCGCTCGCCAACGACCCCAAGATGCTGCTGCTCGACGAACCCTTCGGCGCGCTCGACAACCAGACCCGCGTGCTGATGCAGGAGCTCTTGCTCGGCATCTGGGAATCGGCGCAGAAGACCGTGCTGTTCGTCACGCACGACATCGACGAGGCGATCTTCATGGCCAACCGGGTGGCAGTATTCAGCGCCCGGCCCGGCCGCATCAAGACCGAGATCGCCGTCGACTTCCCGCATCCGCGCAAGTACACCATCAAGACCTCGCCCGAGTTCATGGCCATCAAGGCGCGGCTCACCGAAGAGATCCGCGCCGAGTCGATGGCTGCTGCGGAGCACTGA
- the hutC gene encoding histidine utilization repressor, protein MTAPRTEPSLALYAQVKDHISRKIQDGTWPAGHRLPSESELVAQFGISRMTVNRALRELVEQGRIVRMAGVGSFVAEAKPQSTLLQIANIASEIRQRGHDYRCEMLAVERLAASPDVAAWLDMRAGTSVFHSVCLHLENDTPVQLEERYVNPQVVPDFLEQDFAAVPPSEYLVRHVPFDQIEHVVDAVLPTAEQAGRLAMEPTDPCLLLTRRTWTRNTPVTWVRCLHPASRYSLGSRFRADGNPSFG, encoded by the coding sequence ATGACCGCACCCCGCACCGAGCCCTCGCTTGCGCTCTACGCGCAGGTCAAGGACCACATCTCGCGCAAGATCCAGGACGGCACCTGGCCCGCGGGCCATCGCCTGCCTTCGGAGAGCGAGCTGGTCGCGCAGTTCGGCATCTCGCGCATGACGGTGAACCGCGCGCTGCGCGAGCTGGTGGAGCAGGGGCGCATCGTGCGCATGGCCGGCGTCGGCAGCTTCGTGGCCGAGGCCAAGCCGCAGTCCACGCTGCTGCAGATCGCCAACATCGCGAGCGAGATCCGCCAGCGCGGCCACGACTACCGCTGCGAGATGCTCGCGGTCGAGCGCCTTGCCGCCTCGCCCGACGTGGCCGCCTGGCTCGACATGCGCGCGGGCACCTCGGTGTTCCACAGCGTCTGCCTGCACCTCGAGAACGACACGCCGGTGCAGCTCGAGGAGCGCTACGTCAATCCGCAGGTGGTGCCCGACTTCCTCGAGCAGGATTTCGCGGCCGTGCCGCCGAGCGAATACCTGGTGCGCCACGTGCCCTTCGACCAGATCGAGCATGTGGTCGATGCGGTGCTGCCCACCGCCGAGCAGGCCGGCCGGCTCGCGATGGAGCCCACTGACCCCTGCCTGCTGCTGACGCGCCGCACCTGGACGCGCAACACGCCGGTCACCTGGGTGCGCTGCCTGCATCCCGCCTCGCGCTACAGCCTCGGCAGCCGCTTCCGGGCCGACGGCAATCCTTCCTTCGGCTGA
- the hutU gene encoding urocanate hydratase, translating into MNAPDKLPLQDKADPRHDPTRVIRAPRGSELHCKSWLTEAPFRMLQNNLDAEVAERPQDLVVYGGIGRAARNWECFDQILASLKELNDDETLLIQSGKPVGVFRTHENAPRVLLANSNLVPKWANWEHFNELDRQGLFMYGQMTAGSWIYIGSQGIVQGTFETFVEAGRQHYGNSLAGKWILTAGLGGMGGAQPLAATLAGAVSLNIECQQASIDFRLRTRYVDKQARDIDHALELVKQHCDAKEAVSIALLGNAAEVLPELVKRAKAGGLKPDLVTDQTSAHDLVNGYLPVGWSVAQWQAAMKDPSQHAALRKAAAQSCAVHVQAMLDFQAMGIPTVDYGNNIRQVAFDEGVKNAFDFPGFVPAYIRPLFCEGKGPFRWVALSGDPEDIYKTDAKIKELFPDNHHTHRWLDMARERIAFQGLPARICWLGLGERHLAGLAFNEMVRKGELKAPIVIGRDHLDTGSVASPNRETEAMKDGTDAVSDWPLLNALLNTAGGATWVSLHHGGGVGMGYSQHSGVVIVCDGTEAAAKRIERVLFNDPATGVMRHADAGYEAAIATAKKQGLKLPMVR; encoded by the coding sequence ATGAACGCACCCGACAAACTCCCGCTGCAAGACAAGGCCGACCCGCGCCACGACCCCACCCGCGTGATCCGCGCGCCGCGCGGCAGCGAGCTCCACTGCAAGAGCTGGCTCACAGAGGCCCCGTTTCGCATGCTGCAGAACAACCTCGACGCCGAGGTCGCCGAGCGCCCGCAGGACCTCGTGGTCTACGGCGGCATCGGCCGCGCCGCGCGCAACTGGGAATGCTTCGACCAGATCCTCGCCTCGCTCAAGGAACTGAACGACGACGAGACGCTGCTGATCCAGTCGGGCAAGCCCGTGGGCGTGTTCAGGACGCACGAGAACGCGCCGCGCGTGCTGCTCGCCAACTCCAACCTCGTGCCCAAGTGGGCCAACTGGGAGCACTTCAACGAGCTCGACCGCCAGGGCCTCTTCATGTACGGCCAGATGACCGCGGGCAGCTGGATCTACATCGGCAGCCAGGGCATCGTGCAGGGCACCTTCGAGACCTTCGTCGAGGCCGGCCGCCAGCACTACGGCAACAGCCTCGCGGGCAAGTGGATCCTCACGGCGGGCCTCGGCGGCATGGGCGGCGCGCAGCCGCTCGCGGCCACGCTCGCGGGCGCGGTCTCGCTCAACATCGAATGCCAGCAGGCCAGCATCGACTTCCGCCTGCGCACGCGCTACGTCGACAAGCAGGCGCGCGACATCGACCATGCGCTCGAACTCGTCAAGCAGCACTGCGATGCCAAGGAGGCGGTCTCGATCGCGCTGCTCGGCAACGCGGCCGAGGTGCTGCCCGAGCTCGTGAAGCGCGCGAAGGCCGGCGGCCTGAAGCCCGACCTCGTGACCGACCAGACCTCCGCGCACGACCTCGTCAACGGCTACCTGCCCGTGGGCTGGAGCGTGGCGCAGTGGCAGGCCGCGATGAAGGACCCCTCGCAGCACGCCGCGCTGCGCAAGGCCGCCGCGCAGTCCTGCGCGGTGCACGTGCAGGCCATGCTCGACTTCCAGGCCATGGGCATTCCCACGGTCGACTACGGCAACAACATCCGCCAGGTCGCGTTCGACGAAGGCGTGAAGAACGCCTTCGACTTCCCGGGCTTCGTGCCGGCCTACATCCGGCCGCTGTTCTGCGAGGGCAAAGGGCCGTTCCGCTGGGTCGCGCTTTCGGGCGATCCCGAGGACATCTACAAGACCGATGCCAAGATCAAGGAACTGTTCCCCGACAACCACCACACCCACCGCTGGCTCGACATGGCGCGCGAGCGCATCGCCTTCCAGGGCCTGCCCGCGCGCATCTGCTGGCTCGGCCTCGGCGAGCGCCATCTCGCGGGCCTGGCGTTCAACGAGATGGTGAGGAAGGGCGAGCTCAAGGCGCCGATCGTGATCGGCCGCGACCACCTCGACACCGGCTCGGTCGCGAGCCCCAACCGCGAGACCGAGGCGATGAAGGACGGCACCGACGCGGTCTCCGACTGGCCGCTGCTCAACGCGCTGCTCAACACCGCCGGCGGCGCCACCTGGGTCAGCCTGCACCACGGCGGCGGCGTGGGCATGGGCTACTCGCAGCATTCGGGCGTGGTGATCGTGTGCGACGGCACCGAGGCCGCGGCGAAGCGCATCGAGCGCGTGCTGTTCAACGACCCCGCCACGGGCGTGATGCGCCATGCCGACGCGGGCTACGAGGCCGCGATCGCGACCGCGAAGAAGCAGGGGCTGAAGCTGCCGATGGTGCGCTGA
- a CDS encoding IclR family transcriptional regulator, giving the protein MTPTEASAHNDRALRVLSVLAQSKSAMTAAELVQATGLSQSTLYRQIALLRRWGFVMESDGRYSPGPVSVQLASGFDGNSDLVMAARADMRALAQQSHESVALVTAVNDRVVCLEMIDSEQSLRCSFDRGRSVPAKDGASAKCLLAHMPLDQRDALLDALGESPEQRAARAAELDAIREAGHAVTHGEVDAGVWGASAPVLAPGRRLRGAITLMAPLTRVEGMEAALLHMTVVTAARISRALP; this is encoded by the coding sequence ATGACGCCGACCGAAGCCTCCGCCCACAACGACCGCGCCCTGCGCGTGCTGTCGGTGCTGGCGCAAAGCAAGTCCGCGATGACGGCGGCCGAGCTGGTGCAGGCCACGGGCCTGTCGCAGAGCACGCTCTACCGGCAGATCGCGCTGCTGCGGCGCTGGGGCTTCGTGATGGAGTCCGACGGCCGCTACTCGCCGGGCCCGGTGAGCGTGCAGCTCGCGAGCGGCTTCGACGGCAACTCCGACCTCGTGATGGCCGCGCGCGCCGACATGCGCGCGCTCGCGCAGCAGAGCCACGAGAGCGTGGCGCTGGTCACGGCGGTCAACGACCGCGTCGTGTGCCTCGAGATGATCGACAGCGAGCAGTCGCTGCGCTGCTCCTTCGACCGCGGCCGCAGCGTGCCCGCCAAGGACGGCGCGAGCGCCAAGTGCCTGCTGGCCCACATGCCGCTCGACCAGCGCGATGCGCTGCTCGACGCGCTCGGCGAAAGCCCCGAGCAGCGCGCGGCGCGTGCCGCCGAGCTCGATGCGATCCGCGAGGCCGGCCATGCCGTGACGCACGGCGAGGTCGATGCCGGCGTCTGGGGCGCGAGCGCGCCGGTGCTCGCACCGGGCCGGCGCCTGCGCGGCGCGATCACGCTGATGGCGCCGCTCACGCGCGTCGAAGGCATGGAAGCTGCATTGCTGCACATGACGGTCGTCACCGCGGCGCGCATCTCGCGCGCCCTGCCATAG
- a CDS encoding transporter substrate-binding domain-containing protein produces the protein MNTRRTFVAAALAGSAILGFAGAAQAQGEPLRVATDATFPPMEFIENGKRTGFDVELVEAVGKVLGRKIEWIDIDFKGLVPGLVSKRFDMAVSGIYITDERRKVVDFTNPYYAGGLVVMVKEGNTAIKTPADINGKKVSVQVGTKSVAYTKEKFPQVQLMEVEKNQEMFNLVDIGRADAAVTGKPAAYQYVRTRGGLKVLPEQITTEEYGMAIRKDTPELTKAVNGALDKLKADGTYAQIVAKWFSTATK, from the coding sequence ATGAACACCCGTCGCACCTTCGTCGCCGCCGCGCTCGCCGGCTCCGCCATCCTCGGTTTCGCCGGCGCCGCGCAGGCCCAGGGCGAGCCGCTGCGCGTGGCCACCGACGCCACCTTCCCGCCGATGGAGTTCATCGAGAACGGCAAGCGCACCGGCTTCGACGTGGAACTGGTCGAGGCCGTCGGCAAGGTGCTGGGCCGCAAGATCGAGTGGATCGACATCGACTTCAAGGGCCTGGTGCCGGGCCTGGTGTCGAAGCGCTTCGACATGGCCGTGTCGGGCATCTACATCACCGACGAGCGCAGGAAGGTCGTCGACTTCACCAACCCCTACTACGCGGGCGGCCTGGTGGTGATGGTGAAGGAGGGCAACACCGCGATCAAGACGCCGGCCGACATCAACGGCAAGAAGGTCAGCGTGCAGGTGGGCACCAAGTCGGTGGCCTACACCAAGGAGAAGTTCCCGCAGGTGCAGCTGATGGAGGTCGAGAAGAACCAGGAGATGTTCAACCTCGTCGACATCGGCCGCGCCGACGCCGCCGTGACCGGCAAGCCCGCCGCCTACCAGTACGTGCGCACGCGCGGCGGCCTCAAGGTGCTGCCCGAGCAGATCACCACCGAGGAATACGGCATGGCCATCCGCAAGGACACGCCCGAACTCACCAAGGCCGTGAACGGCGCGCTCGACAAGCTCAAGGCCGACGGCACGTACGCGCAAATCGTCGCCAAGTGGTTCAGCACGGCCACCAAGTAA
- a CDS encoding amino acid ABC transporter permease yields MDLDFSPVREGWPALLRGALVTVEITACALALGCVVGLLVGIGRLNPKRRWLYGICTAYVAAIRGTPLLVQLFILFFGLPHFGILLPAFLCGVLGLGVYSGAYVSEIVRGAIQSIDKGQTLAAQSLGMTPAVAMREIVLPQAVVRMIPPLGNEFIALIKNSALVSLLTIHDVMHEGQKIISVSYRSLEVYLAIALVYFVLTGTMTLVLRHFERKLGQGGLVR; encoded by the coding sequence ATGGATCTCGACTTCTCGCCGGTCCGGGAAGGCTGGCCCGCGCTGCTGCGCGGCGCGCTCGTCACGGTGGAGATCACCGCCTGCGCGCTCGCGCTCGGCTGCGTGGTCGGCCTCTTGGTCGGCATCGGCCGGCTCAATCCGAAGCGGCGCTGGCTCTACGGCATCTGCACCGCCTACGTGGCGGCGATCCGCGGCACGCCGCTCCTGGTGCAGCTCTTCATCCTGTTCTTCGGCCTGCCGCACTTCGGCATCCTGCTGCCGGCCTTTCTCTGCGGCGTGCTCGGGCTCGGCGTCTACTCCGGCGCCTACGTGTCGGAGATCGTGCGCGGCGCGATCCAGTCGATCGACAAGGGCCAGACGCTGGCCGCGCAGTCGCTCGGCATGACGCCGGCCGTGGCCATGCGCGAGATCGTGCTGCCGCAGGCCGTGGTGCGCATGATCCCGCCGCTGGGCAACGAGTTCATCGCGCTGATCAAGAACTCGGCGCTGGTGTCGCTGCTCACCATCCACGACGTGATGCACGAAGGGCAGAAGATCATCAGCGTGTCGTACCGCTCGCTCGAGGTCTACCTCGCGATCGCGCTCGTGTACTTCGTGCTCACGGGCACGATGACGCTGGTGCTGCGCCACTTCGAGCGCAAGCTGGGGCAGGGCGGACTGGTGCGATGA
- a CDS encoding HutD family protein, whose protein sequence is MRRFSRASLPATPWKNGGGTTQEIASWPEGAGLDAFGWRASIATIAQPGPFSVFAGIDRQIMLLEGDGVRLFTHDGRIDHRLDAPHRPFAFSGDEAIDCTLLGGASADFNIMTRRGQWRAELQVLEAAACIAPAPHGLLLALRGDWRFGDARCAEGEGLCWTGAAPEPWQARPAQEGARLAAVRILPA, encoded by the coding sequence GTGCGTCGCTTCTCCCGCGCCTCGCTGCCCGCCACGCCGTGGAAGAACGGCGGCGGCACCACGCAGGAGATCGCCAGCTGGCCCGAGGGCGCGGGGCTCGACGCTTTCGGCTGGCGCGCGAGCATCGCGACCATCGCGCAGCCCGGTCCGTTCTCGGTCTTCGCGGGCATCGACCGGCAGATCATGCTGCTCGAAGGCGACGGCGTGCGCCTGTTCACGCACGACGGCCGCATCGACCACCGGCTCGATGCGCCGCACCGTCCCTTCGCCTTCAGCGGCGACGAGGCCATCGACTGCACGCTGCTCGGCGGCGCCTCGGCCGACTTCAACATCATGACGCGGCGCGGCCAGTGGCGCGCCGAGCTGCAGGTGCTCGAGGCGGCCGCTTGCATCGCGCCCGCGCCGCACGGCCTGCTGCTGGCGCTGCGCGGCGACTGGCGCTTCGGCGACGCGCGCTGCGCCGAAGGCGAGGGCCTGTGCTGGACCGGGGCCGCGCCAGAGCCCTGGCAGGCCCGCCCCGCGCAGGAAGGCGCGCGGCTGGCTGCGGTGCGCATCCTGCCGGCGTAA